A genomic stretch from Nymphalis io chromosome 25, ilAglIoxx1.1, whole genome shotgun sequence includes:
- the LOC126778243 gene encoding protein Star, with translation MAEKKIQENSVPDGSPTDATDKQKDVAKPPIIKVTSPLTIPVQVPRLTISSFTKQPPNELYRKLLPALLFILTFVTVMTMLLIYMDTFALGAQQFRQNMTQDKELANISAESPSLVAYVRQLHLAPRPPRVPPPPPAPTARVAVLDRVLGALHNGTLLEFLVRGPRDATAAFLQRARGWRGVAVRAAPRDFLALRGAVALHACLAPGAHPRVVGYEEAEAGGGVFRSRVLCLPLLTVLLAADAPHAHYTALEGPAAPAALAALPFHGLRLRVIDFRSADPAAREATTRVLLARNYTVAATFADGIMYALNGAADGDE, from the exons atggcTGAAAAG aAAATTCAAGAAAATTCAGTTCCGGACGGTTCTCCTACAGATGCAACAGACAAACAAAAAGATGTTGCAAAACCACCAATAATCAAAGTAACCTCTCCGCTGACAATACCAGTGCAAGTTCCTCGTCTCACTATATCATCATTCACAAAACAACCTCCAAATGAGCTGTACAGAAAGTTACTGCCTGCATTGTTGTTTATACTGACATTTGTGACGGTTATGACCATGCTGCTCATTTACATGGATACATTTG CTCTCGGTGCTCAACAATTCCGTCAGAACATGACCCAAGACAAGGAGCTGGCCAACATCTCGGCGGAGTCGCCGTCGCTGGTGGCGTACGTGCGGCAGCTGCACCTGGCGCCGCGGCCGCCGCGCgtgccgccgccgccgcccgcgcccacGGCGCGCGTGGCCGTGCTGGACCGCGTGCTGGGCGCGCTGCACAACGGCACGCTGCTGGAGTTCCTGGTGCGCGGCCCGCGCGACGCCACGGCCGCCTTCCTGCAGCGCGCGCGCGGCTGGCGCGGCGTGGCCGTGCGCGCGGCGCCGCGGGACTTCCTGGCGCTGCGCGGCGCCGtggcgctgcacgcgtgcctggcGCCCGGCGCGCACCCGCGCGTCGTCGGCTACGAGGAGGCGGAGGCGGGCGGCGGCGTGTTCCGCTCGCGCGTGCTGTGCCTGCCGCTGCTCACCGTGCTGCTGGCGGCCGACGCGCCGCACGCGCACTACACGGCGCTGGAGGGCccggccgcgcccgccgcgctggCCGCGCTGCCGTTCCACGGCCTGCGCCTGCGCGTCATCGACTTCCGCTCCGCCGACCCCGCCGCGCGCGAGGCCACCACGCGCGTGCTGCTGGCGCGCAACTACACCGTGGCCGCCACCTTCGCCGACGGCATCATGTACGCGCTCAACGGCGCCGCCGACGGCGACGAGTAG
- the LOC126778034 gene encoding telomere length regulation protein TEL2 homolog, translating into MDRFISMWKVRELADKVTNVVMNYTEVEGKVREATSDEAWGPTGQQMQELALATFTYEHFPEVMSMLWRRMLHDNRSHWRRTYKCLLLLSYLVRNGSERVVTSAREHIYDLRSLENYTFVDDLGKDQGINVRHKVRELIDFIQDDEKLREERKKAKKNKDKYIGMSSEAVVLGARGGGGGGGGGWGEYSDRSTSWDDSKERNDEDDYEREDSDGEYGNKRPNNAARRRDEYRDADAPAPAPGARPARARAARLPLGAASTYGKTPVVTIAPAAINKNTNKSQELLDDLFKTCPVPNSPGDNNNDSGNSEIISTSLIEDDFDPRAEERASVPKAEADFGDFTAAFGPPAPASSPTPTPTPAPTLAPPPSVNEFADFSAFHLQPAPAVPANTSNLSLLSDLEPPSQPLSFDLDSLSTQMASSTLQPTGDEPPPPRRLVRALRHFVATLRAEPRVRSRAHALRVADAGERLRRELAGPLTAARLGGADPPRAPPRALAARARAAAVRALLPHWPAFRDDAAAAFAADAFPLALDALADLCGFLRRERDGAVLRALAALALAHGRGDAPLAAAVACARSRPAAPDWEAYVQLLATLPERVANRLRAATPRDFSHENYSYVLLFHIVRCIDYMAESSFHEGAQFDLRYLAHLLSKFVTSYSLSNAEGVYKFVDILVAWTDTDSADACRFVRKKLIQTLLSKLSRQAIDKMSLILLTRSPINYKTKDQAIRNVLGNNIDTNKDWYDILTFRIPFYVHPKDFRDTRIPENLIYYISTSKNSIEILTEMILRLSKTWSDVHLNNVVNIDHHMHTSILLVLAVKYRVVIWRMRKSPWDMSEMKRILYKGMSKHLDIISQEFRCVGMATIEILFKMIVEVDDSDKKAVDCLNFDFEELGQLCIDIFNTLQAVTQKCIIDDKCKKPNVDVRVIDLKKNLDEIAERFSGNVERPVHNTIVTCAVKGPQQTKEIVKTIISAKLDALGKTGKSVDLDSDDDLQPYDMSNDVPVTAKKKPKYLRDLLEIINEGKDMESFEAALTAAENLVTKQLKGEDEKLAIDLLDVFIHLDEKFHVDGFNNLKFKTAVAIVCSQPKVCAEHLCKEIHSDVGRYSIATKILMLDVFTEAAERIADMKTEPEEKQRRADGNQTKELPRDEILRRRLLKKTKYFHSKRPHPFSKAKKNIFASVSDHFFYPLISGFGYRQLTLSHHNMKQDVDKLLLLRYLSAVGTIILVSKNCPKCPIYCREILQMVLYLRFTPDPKIQTSVLSIIASIAVALPESFLKGEYYEVMMELSSWLVDCLTNADLTHRLGGPKSDAVIFAGEVLHLLESVLSE; encoded by the exons ATGGATCGATTTATTAGCATGTGGAAAGTCCGGGAGTTGGCGGACAAAGT gACCAATGTAGTTATGAACTACACGGAAGTGGAGGGTAAGGTTCGTGAAGCTACATCTGATGAAGCGTGGGGGCCGACGGGTCAGCAGATGCAGGAACTGGCGCTAGCGACCTTCACCTACGAGCACTTTCCGGAGGTCATGTCGATGCTGTGGAGGAGAATGCTACACGACAATAGGTCGCATTGGAGACGCACATACAAG TGTCTCCTACTCCTGAGCTATCTGGTGAGGAATGGCTCGGAGAGGGTCGTCACGTCGGCGAGGGAACACATCTATGATCTGCGCTCGTTGGAGAACTACACATTCGTTGATGACCTTGGAAAGGATCAG gGTATCAATGTGAGGCACAAAGTCCGCGAGCTGATCGACTTTATTCAAGACGATGAAAAGTTAAGGGAGGAGAGGAAGAAGGCTAAGAAGAATAAGGACAAATATATCG GCATGTCGTCCGAGGCGGTGGTGCTGGGAGCGCGCGGGGGCGGCGGCGGAGGTGGCGGAGGGTGGGGGGAGTACAGCGACCGCAGCACCTCCTGGG aTGACAGTAAAGAGAGGAACGACGAAGACGATTACGAAAGGGAGGACTCGGACGGCGAGTATGGGAATAAGAGACCGAACAA cgcggcgcggcggcgcgaCGAGTACCGCGACGCCGACGCGCCCGCCCCCGCGCCCGGCGCGCGCCCcgcccgcgcgcgcgccgcccgcctgCCGCTCG GTGCGGCGTCAACGTACGGCAAAACTCCCGTTGTAACCATCGCCCCGGCAGCCATCAACAAGAACACCAACAAGTCACAAGAGTTGCTGGACGACCTGTTCAAGACTTGCCCGGTGCCAAACTCGCCTGGAGATAACAACAACGACAGCGGAAACTCCGAAATTATCTCCACGAGTCTCATCGAAGATGACTTTGACCCGAG AGCGGAGGAGCGCGCTTCGGTGCCAAAGGCTGAGGCAGACTTCGGAGACTTCACCGCAGCCTTCGGTCCGCCCGCCCCCGCGTCCTCGCCCACGCCCACGCCCACGCCTGCGCCCACACTCGCACCGCCGCCTTCAGTCAACGAGTTCGCAGACTTCAGCGCATTCCACTTGCAGCCAGCGCCTGCCG TTCCAGCAAACACCTCGAACTTGTCCCTGCTAAGTGACCTGGAGCCCCCGTCCCAGCCCCTCAGCTTCGACCTGGATTCGCTCAGCACACAGATGGCCTCCAGCACCCTGCAGCCCACAG GAGACgagccgccgccgccgcgccgcctCGTGCGCGCGCTGCGGCACTTCGTGGCCACGCTGCGCGCCGAGCCGCGCGTGCGCAGCCGGGCGCACGCGCTGCGCGTGGCCGACGCGGGCGAGCGGCTGCGGCGCGAGCTGGCCGGGCCGCTCACGGCGGCGCGGCTGGGCGGCGCCGACCCCCCCCGCGCGCCGCCCCGCGCGCTGGCcgcccgcgcgcgcgccgccgccgtgcGCGCGCTGCTGCCGCACTGGCCCGCCTTCCGCGACGACGCCGCCGCCGCCTTCGCCGCCGACGCCTTCCCGCTGGCGCTGGACGCGCTGGCCGACCTGTGCGGCTTCCTGCGGCGCGAGCGCGACGGCGCCGTGCTGCGCGCGCTGGCGGCGCTGGCGCTGGCGCACGGCCGCGGGGACGCGCCGCTGGCGGCCGCCGTGGCCTGCGCGCGCAGCCGCCCCGCCGCGCCCGACTGGGAGGCCTACGTGCAGCTGCTGGCCACGCTGCCCGAGCGCGTCGCCAACCGCCTGCGCGCCGCCACGCCGCGGGACTTCTCGCACGAGAACTACTCCTACGTGCTGCTGTTCCACATCGTCCGCTGCATCGATTACATGGCGGAGAGCAGCTTCCACGAGGGCGCGCAGTTCGACCTCCGCTACCTGGCGCACCTGTTGTCGAAGTTCGTGACGAGCTACAGTCTGAGCAACGCCGAGGGCGTCTACAAGTTCGTCGATATCCTCGTGGCGTGGACCGACACCGACTCCGCGGACGCGTGTCGATTCGTGCGCAAGAAGCTGATTCAGACTCTGCTGAGCAAGCTGAGCAGGCAGGCCATAGACAAGATGTCCCTGATCCTCCTCACGAGGAGTCCCATCAACTACAAGACCAAGGACCAGGCCATTCGGAACGTCCTCGGCAACAACATCGACACCAACAAGGACTGGTACGACATACTCACGTTCAGGATACCGTTCTACGTCCATCCCAAAGATTTCAGGGATACGAGGATACCGGAAAATTTGATATACTACATCTCGACCAGCAAGAATTCCATCGAGATCCTGACCGAGATGATCCTGAGGCTGAGCAAGACGTGGTCGGATGTGCACCTCAACAACGTGGTCAACATCGACCACCACATGCACACCTCGATACTGCTGGTGCTGGCCGTCAAGTATCGGGTGGTCATCTGGCGGATGCGCAAAAGTCCCTGGGACATGAGCGAGATGAAGAGAATCCTCTACAAGGGCATGTCCAAGCACTTGGATATTATATCGCAGGAATTTCGTTGCGTCGGAATGGCAACTATAGagatattattcaaaatgatAGTGGAGGTCGACGATTCGGACAAAAAGGCAGTCGACTGCTTAAATTTTGATTTCGAGGAGTTGGGACAGCTCTGCATTGACATATTCAACACGCTGCAGGCCGTCACGCAGAAGTGTATCATCGATGATAAATGTAAGAAGCCTAACGTCGACGTCAGAGTTATAGATCTCAAAAAGAATTTAGACGAAATCGCCGAGCGCTTCTCGGGGAACGTCGAGAGGCCGGTGCACAACACGATAGTCACGTGTGCGGTGAAGGGCCCGCAGCAGACCAAGGAGATCGTCAAAACCATCATATCGGCCAAATTAGATGCTCTAGGGAAGACGGGGAAGAGTGTGGATCTAGACTCGGACGACGATCTGCAGCCTTACGACATGAGCAACGATGTCCCGGTCACGGCCAAGAAGAAACCCAAGTATTTGAGGGACCTGCTGGAAATAATTAACGAAGGGAAAGATATGGAGTCGTTCGAGGCCGCGCTGACGGCCGCCGAGAACTTAGTCACCAAACAACTCAAGGGCGAGGACGAGAAACTAGCCATCGATTTACTAGATGTGTTCATACACTTGGATGAGAAATTCCACGTCGACGGATTTAATAATCTCAAATTTAAAACGGCAGTCGCGATAGTGTGTAGCCAGCCTAAAGTGTGCGCGGAGCACTTGTGTAAGGAAATACATTCAGATGTCGGCAGGTATTCGATAGCTACTAAAATACTTATGCTCGACGTATTCACGGAGGCAGCGGAGAGGATCGCTGATATGAAAACCGAGCCAGAGGAGAAGCAGAGGAGAGCGGACGGCAACCAAACGAAGGAATTGCCCAGAGATGAAATATTGAGACGGCGGCTTCTGAAGAAAACTAAATATTTCCACTCAAAGCGACCGCATCCGTTCTCGAAAgcgaagaaaaatatattcgccTCAGTGTCCGACCACTTCTTCTACCCGCTGATCAGCGGGTTCGGCTACCGGCAGCTCACACTGAGCCACCACAACATGAAGCAGGATGTCGATAAGTTGCTGCTGCTGCGATATCTATCCGCCGTGGGCACGATCATCCTCGTCTCGAAGAACTGTCCCAAATGTCCGATATACTGCCGAGAAATATTACAAATGGTTCTCTATTTGAGGTTCACGCCGGATCCGAAGATCCAAACGTCCGTACTGTCGATAATCGCCTCGATAGCCGTGGCCTTGCCGGAATCGTTCCTGAAGGGGGAGTACTACGAAGTCATGATGGAGCTGTCCTCTTGGCTGGTGGACTGCCTCACCAACGCGGACCTGACCCACAGGCTGGGGGGGCCGAAGTCTGATGCGGTCATATTCGCGGGAGAAGTGTTACATTTGCTAGAATCCGTTTTGTCAGAGTAA
- the LOC126778247 gene encoding TBC1 domain family member 7, producing the protein MADERNFRSSYYEKVGCRGVEEKKSLEILMKEKPWDRVKLKQFCLRFTVPAAYRNLVWKVLLDILPVYADSHQFVAAQRTDQYNHMLYAVEMLELIDMKAPRSEILLAMWLLENEERKPPKFPETNYNSADTFIPIANTLLQLYDDEVDVYWLSKVLTEIVRNMQKELPKLKEAFQSMLEKEDGELYNHLVEKKALDVLPLMKWFNCCFAGVLDDTSLTKIWDKICSGAPKILSFVAVTLVITLRRNILKAKNGDEVLKCVSEIPEQCEEVVANKAIELWQYYAQPQNDQLAKK; encoded by the exons ATGGCAGACGAAAGAAATTTTCGATCGTCTTACTATGAAAAAGTTGGTTGCCGCGGTGTAGAGGAGAAGAAATCTTTGGAAATACTTATGAAAGAGAAGCCCTGGGACAGGGTTAAGCTAAAACAATTCTGTCTACGTTTCACTGTACCTGCTGCTTATAGGAATTTGGTATGGAAAGTGTTACTCG ATATTCTGCCTGTTTATGCGGATTCCCACCAATTTGTGGCAGCACAACGCACAGACCAATATAACCATATGCTGTATGCAGTGGAAATGTTAGAGTTAATTGATATGAAGGCCCCTCGTAGTGAGATCCTGTTAGCAATGTGGCTGCTAGAAAATGAAGAACGGAAACCCCCCAAATTCCcagaaacaaattataat TCAGCTGACACATTCATACCAATAGCCAACACTTTACTTCAGCTTTACGATGATGAAGTGGACGTCTACTGGCTTAGTAAGGTGCTTACAGAGATAGTTCGTAACATGCAGAAAGAATTACCGAAATTAAAGGAAGCCTTTCAAAGCATGCTTGAAAAGGAAGATGGGgaactatataa CCATCTAGTTGAGAAGAAAGCACTAGATGTTTTACCTTTAATGAAATGGTTTAATTGCTGTTTTGCTGGAGTTTTGGATGACACATCCCTCACAAA GATATGGGATAAAATCTGTAGTGGGGCACCAAAGATCCTGTCCTTTGTGGCTGTGACACTAGTTATAACTTTACGAAGAAATATACTTAAAGCCAAAAATGGTGATGAAGTTCTGAAGTGTGTTTCAGAG atACCCGAACAATGTGAAGAGGTTGTAGCAAATAAAGCCATTGAATTATGGCAATACTACGCTCAACCACAAAACGATCAGCTCGCGAAGAAATGA